One Schistocerca cancellata isolate TAMUIC-IGC-003103 chromosome 1, iqSchCanc2.1, whole genome shotgun sequence genomic region harbors:
- the LOC126189749 gene encoding proton-coupled folate transporter-like: MESTVDVAAPKEAMSDEKRSVEDEPAEVSPAPAVKWWRIRPTVEPLVVLFMFSYMTTHSVVSGLFLDRVCGSSDPNVCTNDDRAYSSTLTTWKGIIEAVVPAAVSLFIGSWSDKFGRRPIFIWSFAGNAISYGLFSGLSAIPDLEAEWLLMPSIVATFSGGMMNLMAVANVYIADVSPVGQKELRLGILDASMYVAQMVASGVSSPLYSALNYHGIFALAAGLMLLCLLYSIFLLPETTAPYTPPQDESCGCCKGIFRPQLVRDALKTSLMKRPHHGRSAILIVIFVVVTGVLISQGEGIANYQFVNGKFHWTIDQNLLYGFFNNGTTAVGTLVGVMVFVRWLKLGDGWIALITFSCKIAASIIFAISPESWFMFLGGAISCFGALIWVLARAMLTRLVAKDEIGQVFALAVTLEALTPLAGPPIYNAVFNATIDYFPGAFHLLSAGIMALDLAVLLFAVYLNRGAKKEGQQRREEEATPSPA; this comes from the exons ATGGAATCTACGGTTGACGTCGCAGCTCCGAAAGAAGCGATGTCTGATGAGAAGAGAAGCGTGGAGGATGAGCCTGCAGAAGTCTCTCCAGCGCCCGCAG TGAAGTGGTGGCGCATCCGCCCGACGGTGGAGCCATTGGTGGTGCTGTTCATGTTCTCCTACATGACGACACACTCGGTGGTCAGCGGGCTCTTCCTGGATCGCGTGTGCGGTTCCAGCGACCCCAACGTGTGCACCAACGACGATCGCGCCTACTCCAGCACGCTCACCACCTGGAAAGGCATCATCGAGGCAGTCGTGCCAGCCGCTGTGTCACTCTTCATTGGCAGCTGGAGCGACAAGTTTGGACGGCGTCCCATCTTCATCTGGTCCTTTGCCG GGAACGCCATTAGCTATGGCTTGTTCTCTGGGCTGTCTGCGATTCCAGACCTAGAGGCAGAGTGGTTGCTGATGCCGTCCATAGTGGCCACCTTCAGTGGCGGCATGATGAACCTCATGGCTGTTGCCAACGTCTACATTGCTGACGTCAGCCCTGTGGGGCAGAAGGAGCTCAG ACTGGGCATCCTGGACGCCTCCATGTACGTGGCCCAGATGGTGGCGTCAGGGGTGTCCTCGCCGCTGTACTCGGCCCTCAACTACCACGGGATCTTCGCGCTGGCCGCCGGCCTCATGCTGCTGTGTCTTCTCTACTCCATCTTCCTGCTGCCGGAGACCACTGCGCCCTACACGCCGCCTCAAGAC GAGAGCTGCGGCTGCTGCAAGGGGATCTTCCGCCCCCAGCTGGTGCGCGACGCGCTCAAGACGTCCCTGATGAAGCGGCCTCACCACGGCCGCTCAGCCATCCtcatcgtcatcttcgtggtcgtCACTGGTGTCCTCATCTCCCAAG GAGAAGGCATAGCCAACTACCAGTTCGTGAACGGAAAATTCCATTGGACGATAGACCAGAACCTTCTGTATGGATTCTTCAACAATGGCACCACTGCTGTAG GTACCTTGGTGGGCGTGATGGTGTTCGTGCGGTGGCTCAAGTTGGGCGACGGCTGGATAGCCCTCATCACCTTCTCCTGCAAGATCGCTGCCTCCATAATTTTTGCCATATCACCAGAATCCTGGTTTATGTTTCTGG GCGGAGCCATCAGTTGCTTCGGAGCCTTGATCTGGGTTCTGGCCAGGGCGATGCTGACGAGGCTGGTCGCCAAGGACGAGATAG GCCAGGTGTTCGCGCTGGCGGTCACTCTGGAGGCGTTGACTCCTCTGGCGGGGCCTCCCATCTACAACGCCGTCTTCAATGCGACCATCGATTACTTCCCTGGAGCCTTCCACCTTTTGTCCGCGGGGATCATGGCACTCGACCTCGCTGTGCTGCT GTTTGCTGTTTACCTGAACCGCGGAGCGAAGAAGGAGGGGCAGCAGCGGCGGGAGGAGGAGGCGACCCCGTCGCCCGCGTGA